GCGCCTATGAACCATTAAAAGATAACCGAATTCCGCCCGAAGGGTTTAGTGTTACACATAGCAATTATGATACCGTTAGAATAGTTGGAAATGCTGTTTTTGACCCGGATTACAGCAATGGATTAGGTTCTGAACAACTTATTTATGCTTTACCGCTTTCGCTATTAAATGGCCTAACAAAAATAGGGGTAAAGATGCATTACGAAACAGTACCCGAAAGTTGGGTGCAGGATTTATTCAGCCACTCCGAAAATGATGAAAACATTGGACAGTTTAAAATGATGTATGAACAACTTGAGCATAAATCCATAGTAATTGCACGCGATTCTCTCGAGATGTTGTTTACAGGCCTGAACCAGGACAAATCCACCCCTGTTATAATTTACCCTAACCCAAGTGCCGGTACTATTCAGCTAAAAGGCATTAACAAAACCTACAGGTACACCGTATATTCGCAGAATGGGAAATACCTAAAAGGAGGAACCATCAATGCTGATGTTGAGCTAAACTTAGATTTACCGGGTGGATATTACTTCCTCTATTTGGAGTCAGGTAATCAACAACACGTAAATCAGCTAATTATAAAATCGTAGAACATTTTATCGAAAAAGAATACAACAAAAAGCCGGCACTGAAAATTCAATGCCGGCTTTTTGCTCGCTGCCGAAAATGCTATTTTTTTAGCGAATGCAGGCCACACTCTTTGCCTGAGCCCTGCTCCCACCACCAGCGACCTGCACGAAAATCTTCGCCCGGTTGAATGGCGCGTGTGCAAGGCTGGCAGCCAATACTAACAAAACCTTTATCGTGCAACACATTGTACGGTACATTGTATTTTTTTACCCAGTCGATAGTTTCTTCCAGGCTCCATTCCATCAGCGGATTGAATTTCACGATCTTGTTACCTTCATCAAATTCAAAAAATTTCATTTCGCTGCGGTTTTCCGACTGCGAAGCACGTAATCCGGTAATCCAGATTTCGTTTCCTTTTAAAGCACGTTTTAATGGAATTACCTTGCGGATGTAACAACACTCTTTTCGGTTTTCAAGCGATTCGTAAAAACTAAACGGCCCCTTTTCATCCAACAGGTTTTCTACTTCGTTGGTTGGAGGGAAATAAGCTTTTATGGGCTTTTTATATTTTTCGAGCGTGCTGCGGTATACTTTATAGGTTTCAGGAAAAAGTCGGCCGGTATCTAAAGTAACAACTTTTACAGGCAGGTCGTTTTTAAAAATAATATCAGTTATCACCTGGTCTTCGTAACCAAAACTGGTAGTAAAAACCACTTTCCCGGGATGCTCTTCCACCAGGAATTGTAATTTTTCAAAAATCGATTTTTGTTTCAGTTGAGTATTGTACTTGTTTGTTAGTTCTTGCATATTCCTGTAATTATTTTTTACCATTAAGTTCTACCTCATTCACGCACACACCTCTTCAGTCCTTCAGTCCTTCAGTCCTTTATCCTTTGCTCATTTTACTCCACATACAAAACCAAACCCTTCAAATATTCGCTTTCGGGGTGGTAAATATTTACCGGATGATCAACCGGTTGGCTCATTTGGTGTAATATCCGCACATTTCGTCCTGAAATTGCAGCTGCAGAAAATACCGCTTCTCTGAATTTTTCTTTTGACACCACCTGCGAACACGAAAAGGTAAACAAAATGCCACCTTTACGAATCTGTTCGAAAGCACGGGTATTTATTCGCTTGTATCCTTTTAATGCCTGTGGCAGGGTATTCCGGTGCTTGGCAAATGCCGGCGGATCCAGAATTATCAGGTCGTATTTGTCCTGAATATCTTTCAGGTATTCGAAACCATCAATTACCGTTGATTTATGGCGTTTGTCGTTCGGAAAATTAAGCTCAACATTTTCATCTGTCAGGTCGATAGCCTTAGCCGATGCATCAACCGAATGTACCGATTTGGCACCACCCTGCATGGCGTAAAACGAAAATCCTCCGGTGTAACAAAACATGTTCAGCACATCGCGGTTTTTCGAGTAGTCTTGTACCAGTTTCCGATTTTCACGCTGGTCAACAAAAAATCCGGTTTTTTGTCCGCGCTCCCAGTCTACTTTAAAACGTAAACCATACTCCAGCACTTCATTTTCTGAATCCGACCCGAAAAGATAACCGTCTTCTGATTTTACTTCGGCTTTAAACGGTAATGTTTTTTCGCTTTTATTGTAAACGGCCTTAAGCTTATCGCCCAGCACTTCCTGCAAAGCTTTTACCAGCTCTTCGCGAATAAGATACATACCAATGGAATGCATTTGCATGACCGCCGTTCCGTTATAAAAATCGATAATCAGGCCGGGCATGCCATCGCCTTCGGCATGTACGAGGCGAAAAACATTGGTTTCGGTATTGTTTTCAAAACCTAACTTCATTCGTAGGTTCCAGGCTCGTTCTATTTTGCTTCTCCAGAAATCGTAATCAGGCACAACCTCTTCAAACGATACAATTCGCACTGCTATCGATCCTACCTGGTAGTGTCCGATTCCCAAAAACTGGTCTTTGTTTGAATATACTTTTACCAAATCACCTTCGGCAGGGGTGCCATACATTTTTTTTATTGCTCCGGAAAACACCCAGGGATGAAAACGCAGTAATGACTGGTCTTTACCCGATTTCAAAACCACTTTGACAAACTCTTTTGTCATGCTTAATTTTTTGAAAAGTTCTTGAAAATTTCCAATGCAGCCCACGCATCGGTAGCCGCATAATATTGTTGTGCTTCTGTTAATTCATCAGCCTCCCAGTTGGTAAGCTGTTGTCCTTTCGATATTCGAAACCCACAGGCAATGGCTGTTAATTTTTTCAGGCTAAAATTCTGAATACCCATTTCTTTAGCTTCGTCCTGCAGTTCTACAAAGCCACCGGGTTTAAAAGCAACAAATTCCTGCAATCCTTTAATATCGTCGCGAATGGCCACACCCGGTTTAATCACCTTATCATCGGCCAATAGCTCCACAATTTCGCGTGGCAATCCAATGCGGTTAATCCGAAATAAAAAGGCCTTGTTCTTTGTCGACAATTGCAATAATGCCACTTTGTTTACCACCCCTTTTTTAAATGAAGGTTTGGTCTCCGTATCAAAACCAATTGTATTTTCTCTACTTAGCTCCTCAATCGCGTATTTTACTTTCCGCAACGAATCTACCAATACAATTTGCCCTTCAAAACGTTTTAAAGGCAGGTCGGTTAATTCTTCGTTTGAAATACTTTCTCTAAACATTTATTCCTCCTCTTCGTCGGTTCCCCAGAATTTATCCAGCCACTGCGGATTCCCGGTTCCCGGAACTACGTCCTCGTTATTATTTTGTACCGAAAAATCGGCGTCGCTATAAACCAACATATGCACGGCGCGTAAAACGTTAACCAGCTGTTGCCCCCAGAATTCCTCAAAATGCAACTTACATTCTGCAAGTGTATCATTCATTACCTCTTCGTTGCCAATGCTGTAATTGGTAATACAGTCCTTTAAATCCTGGTAAATATCCAACAGATTTTCTGAGATGCTTGACCGTACCGTTTCTTCGCCAAATTGAATATTCGGATCAAAAACTTCGTAAAATCCATCATGTTCACCAAGTAACTGCATCCATTTTTGGTGCAACATATTATAATCAAGTTCGCTAACAAATTTCTCCAGCTCGTCTTCCATTACCGTTTCAATTTTGGGTAAAACCGATGCTTTTAAATAAAGCAAGGGAAGCATTTTCTGAAGTTTGCCCAAATTCTCTTCGGCACTAAGATGCGCTACATTCTCGATGGTAGAACAGTACTCGTTGGCTACTGTTACAAATTCGACCACATTTTTTGAATATACGACCTGATCCATTCTTAATTATAAATTGCCCGTTAAAAAACTGCTGCAAAAGTAGTAAAGTTTTTTAAGAGAGCAGGGTAATGGAAAAAGTTGGTTGACAGGAAAAATTGGATTCGATAAGGAGGAGCAATTAAAACTATGGCCTTGCGGTAGTTTTTTTAAGCACAACAAAAAATTATCAACACCGTTTTCTGAAGTTTTAAAGCTCTTTAATCATTCCATTCCAGCAGGTTATCTACCCGATAGATTATTTTTTTGTTATCAAGAAGCCATTTAATTACTTCGCGCATTTTTTGCTGGTCGCCTTTTAATTTAAATAGCAAACTCTCATACGAACATGGCTTTTCAATCAGCGTTTTTACCCGTTTGCTTATGGTTTCAAATTCGTAATCGCTTAAAGCAAGCGTATTTTTTGCTTTGCAAATATCGCAGGTTCCACAAGCCGGAGCGTCCGTTTCGCCAAAGTAATTCAATAATATCTGGCTTCGGCATGTTGCCGAATCGGTAGCATAATGAATAACCGCCTCAATCTTTTCTATGTAATCTTTTTTACGCAGGTCGTAATTCTCTTTCGAAATCTTTAAGCGATCAACAGGCACACGCTCTTTGGTAAAATAAATAAAAGGGGTCTGGCTCCTTGGCACATAATCAATTACTTTCGACTGGCGCAGGTGTTTCAGGTAGTTATAAACCTGGTCGCCATCAAGCCCTGTACGTTTCGATAGCAGTTCTTCATCAATCGCCACGTAACCGCTAAACAATCCGGTATACGAGCGCAATAATAATTTTATAAAATCGTCGAGTTTGGCATTGGCCACCTGAAATTTGTACAGCTCGTCGCGCGATATTGGGAAATACACCCGCGAAGGGCTATCCACCTGCTCGGTAAATTCGAGATAGGCCTGCCGCTGTAATATTTTTAAACTATTGTAAACCATGGCCTGCTGAAACTTATAAGCCTGTGCAAACCCCTGAAGGCTAAACTCGTGCACCATTCCTTTTCCGTGGCCAACCGCCACCTGAAAATAGTTACAAAGCGAATCGTATATACGTTTTATATTATCAATGTCGGGGAACGATACAGTAATATGTTTTTTGAGTTTGGTGGTATCGGCATTATTGTATAAAAGCACCGCAGCTGATTTCTTTCCATCGCGCCCTGCCCTGCCTGCCTCCTGGTAATAGGCTTCAAGCGAATCGGGCGAATCAATATGAATAACAAAACGAACGTTGGATTTGTCAATCCCCATTCCAAACGCATTGGTGGCCACAATTACCCTTGTTCTTCCGTTCAGCCAATCGTCTTGCCGTGCGCTACGTATGGCATTGCTTAGTCCGGCATGATAATAGTTGGCCGAGACACCATTCTTCCGCAATTCGAAGGCCACTTCGCGGGTTGCTTTTCGGTTGCGAACATATACAACACCCGAGCCTTTCACTTTTTGCAGGGTATCAAGCAGGTAGCCGGTTTTGTTTTCTACGTGGCGCACCAGGTAACTCAAATTTTCGCGATGAAAAGACATTTTTAACAAATTCTTCTCTTTGAAGCCCAGTTTATCCTGTATGTCGTCGGCCACTTTTGGCGTTGCTGTTGCTGTTAAAGCCAATACTTTTACAGCTGGCAAAAGTTTGCGTACCTCAACAATATTTAAATAGCTGGGCCGAAAATCGTAGCCCCATTGCGAAATACAATGTGCCTCATCAACCGTTAACAGGTTGACGTTCATTTGCTCCAAGCGCTCCAGAAAACGTTGCGAATTCAGTCGTTCCGGAGAAACGTATAAAAACTTATAATTCCCCCAAACGGCATTATCAAGGGTAAGTTTTATTTCGCGTGCCGACATGCCGCTATGCACTGCCAATGCTTTTATTCCTTTCCTGTTCAGGTTTTCTACCTGGTCCTTCATTAAGGCAATTAAAGGAGTAACCACCACACAAATACCTTCGTGCGCCAAAGAATAAACCTGAAAAGTTATGGATTTTCCTCCTCCCGTTGGCATCAGTCCAAGCGTATCCTTTCCGGAGGCAACAGCTTCAATAATTTCAAGCTGCAGCGGCCGGAATTCGGGGTAGCCCCAATAGCGGGTAAGTATCTGCCTGAAGTCTTCCATTAATACAAATTAAGAAATCATTTTAAGCTTTAACAATTTTTATCCTTCAAAACTGGGTATGCCTTAAATAATTCGGCTCTGGTCCACTATTTTTTTGTAGTTTTGCGCTTTAATAAAAACATAAAAATAGTTAGGCATGTCGTTTCTAGAAGACAAAATTCAATTTGAAGGTTTAACCTTCGATGATGTTCTTTTAATTCCCTCATATTCAGAACTGTTACCCCGAGAAGTCGATCTTTCTTCAAGATTTACCAGAAACATTGTAATTAATACCCCGATTTTATCGGCAGCGATGGATACTGTTACCGAACACAAAATGGCCATCGCCATTGCACGCGAGGGAGGTATTGGTGTTATTCATAAAAACATGGGTATTGAAGAACAAGCCCACCAGGTAACAACCGTAAAACGTGCCGAAAATGGTATGATCTACGACCCGATTACCATTACCCCTGAGAAAAAAGTTATTGATGCCCTTCAGTTTATGGCCAAATATAAAATTGGAGGTATTCCTGTAGTTGACGGACACGGGCACCTGGTTGGCATTGTTACCAACCGCGATTTGCGTTTCGAACGCAACATGGAACGCCCAATTTCAGAAGTAATGACCAGCGAGAACCTGGTTTCGACTACTGAATCTACCGACCTTGAAAAAGCCGCAGAAATTCTTCAGGAATATAAAATAGAAAAACTGCCCGTTGTTGATAAACACAATAAACTTATCGGGCTGGTAACCTACAAAGACATTACAAAAGCAAAAGATAAGCCACTGGCCTGTAAAGATGAAAAAGGCCGTTTACGTGTAGCAGCAGGTATTGGCATTGCCGGCGACACTATGGATCGGGTTGACGAACTGGTTAGGGCACAGGTTGATGCCTTGGTTATTGACACCGCCCACGGACATACCAAAGGAGTGGTTGACATGCTAAAGCGGGTAAAAGCAAAATACCCCGAAAAAGACGTGGTGGCCGGTAACATTGCCACTGCCGAAGCTGCAAAATTATTGGTTGCCGCAGGTGCCGATGCCGTAAAAGTTGGAATTGGCCCGGGATCAATTTGTACAACCAGGGTGATTGCAGGCGTTGGAGTTCCACAACTTTCAGCCATTTATAATGTATCAAAAGCCATTAAAGGCGCCGGTGTACCGGTTATTGGCGATGGCGGTATTCGCTATTCGGGCGATATTGTTAAAGGACTTGCTGCCGGAGCCGACTCAATGATGGCAGGAGGTTTGTTTGCCGGTGTTGAAGAATCGCCAGGCGAAACCATTCTATACCAGGGCCGTAAATTTAAGGCTTACCGCGGAATGGGGTCGGTTGAGGCCATGCAAAAAGGTTCGAAAGACCGCTATTTCCAGGATATGGAAGAAGACATAAAAAAACTGGTTCCGGAAGGAATTGCTGCACGTGTACCATATAAAGGATCGTTGTACGAAGTATTGTACCAGCTTATTGGTGGCTTGCGTGCAGGAATGGGATACTGCGGAGCACAAAATATCAAAATTTTGCAGGAAGCAAGGTTTACCCGTATTTCCAATGCCGGGGTGCAGGAAAGTCACCCACACGATGTAAGCATTACCCGTGAAGCACCAAACTACAGCAGCCGCCAATAAGGGCAGGCTGCTTTGCCAAAACAAAATAAATACACGGAAACGGGACATTATTAACGTTCAAAATTTTTAAACGTAAGTGTAAAATGAACAGGATTTTCTTTTCGTTGATTGTTATTGTTGTCTTATCTTTTCAGGCATTGGCCCAGCAATCCGAAATACTTTTAACAGTTGGCCATCAAGAAATTAGCAAAAATGAGTTCGAGCACATTTACAAAAAAAACAACAGTAACCTGTATGCAGAAAGTGATAAAAAATCGCCCGAAGAATACATGGAATTGTTTATCAACTTCAAACTAAAAGTTGTTGAAGCAGAAACACTAAAAATGGATACCAGCCAGACCTTTATAACAGAGCTGGCCGGTTATCGGAAAGAAATTGCCGCACCTTATTTAACCGATATTAATTTTAACGAACAGCAGGTAAAAGAGCTTTATCGTCGAATGACGCACGAAGTACATGCCAGCCATATCCTATTGAAGTTAGATAACAATGCTCCGGCAGGAACCAAACAAGAAGTGCTCGGTAAAATTAACAAAATACGCAATGAAATTCTGGCCGGAAAATCATTTGAAGACGCAGCTGTTGAATATTCGGAAGACCCCTCGGCAAAAACCAATAAGGGAGATTTGGGCTATTTTTCGGCATTTACCATGGTTACGCCTTTTGAGGACGCAGCTTTTACTACTAAGGTTGGAGAAGTAAGTGAGCCGGTAAAAACTG
Above is a genomic segment from uncultured Draconibacterium sp. containing:
- a CDS encoding phosphoadenylyl-sulfate reductase → MQELTNKYNTQLKQKSIFEKLQFLVEEHPGKVVFTTSFGYEDQVITDIIFKNDLPVKVVTLDTGRLFPETYKVYRSTLEKYKKPIKAYFPPTNEVENLLDEKGPFSFYESLENRKECCYIRKVIPLKRALKGNEIWITGLRASQSENRSEMKFFEFDEGNKIVKFNPLMEWSLEETIDWVKKYNVPYNVLHDKGFVSIGCQPCTRAIQPGEDFRAGRWWWEQGSGKECGLHSLKK
- a CDS encoding class I SAM-dependent rRNA methyltransferase, producing MTKEFVKVVLKSGKDQSLLRFHPWVFSGAIKKMYGTPAEGDLVKVYSNKDQFLGIGHYQVGSIAVRIVSFEEVVPDYDFWRSKIERAWNLRMKLGFENNTETNVFRLVHAEGDGMPGLIIDFYNGTAVMQMHSIGMYLIREELVKALQEVLGDKLKAVYNKSEKTLPFKAEVKSEDGYLFGSDSENEVLEYGLRFKVDWERGQKTGFFVDQRENRKLVQDYSKNRDVLNMFCYTGGFSFYAMQGGAKSVHSVDASAKAIDLTDENVELNFPNDKRHKSTVIDGFEYLKDIQDKYDLIILDPPAFAKHRNTLPQALKGYKRINTRAFEQIRKGGILFTFSCSQVVSKEKFREAVFSAAAISGRNVRILHQMSQPVDHPVNIYHPESEYLKGLVLYVE
- a CDS encoding 3'-5' exonuclease, which produces MFRESISNEELTDLPLKRFEGQIVLVDSLRKVKYAIEELSRENTIGFDTETKPSFKKGVVNKVALLQLSTKNKAFLFRINRIGLPREIVELLADDKVIKPGVAIRDDIKGLQEFVAFKPGGFVELQDEAKEMGIQNFSLKKLTAIACGFRISKGQQLTNWEADELTEAQQYYAATDAWAALEIFKNFSKN
- a CDS encoding DUF5063 domain-containing protein, yielding MDQVVYSKNVVEFVTVANEYCSTIENVAHLSAEENLGKLQKMLPLLYLKASVLPKIETVMEDELEKFVSELDYNMLHQKWMQLLGEHDGFYEVFDPNIQFGEETVRSSISENLLDIYQDLKDCITNYSIGNEEVMNDTLAECKLHFEEFWGQQLVNVLRAVHMLVYSDADFSVQNNNEDVVPGTGNPQWLDKFWGTDEEEE
- a CDS encoding ATP-dependent DNA helicase RecQ: MEDFRQILTRYWGYPEFRPLQLEIIEAVASGKDTLGLMPTGGGKSITFQVYSLAHEGICVVVTPLIALMKDQVENLNRKGIKALAVHSGMSAREIKLTLDNAVWGNYKFLYVSPERLNSQRFLERLEQMNVNLLTVDEAHCISQWGYDFRPSYLNIVEVRKLLPAVKVLALTATATPKVADDIQDKLGFKEKNLLKMSFHRENLSYLVRHVENKTGYLLDTLQKVKGSGVVYVRNRKATREVAFELRKNGVSANYYHAGLSNAIRSARQDDWLNGRTRVIVATNAFGMGIDKSNVRFVIHIDSPDSLEAYYQEAGRAGRDGKKSAAVLLYNNADTTKLKKHITVSFPDIDNIKRIYDSLCNYFQVAVGHGKGMVHEFSLQGFAQAYKFQQAMVYNSLKILQRQAYLEFTEQVDSPSRVYFPISRDELYKFQVANAKLDDFIKLLLRSYTGLFSGYVAIDEELLSKRTGLDGDQVYNYLKHLRQSKVIDYVPRSQTPFIYFTKERVPVDRLKISKENYDLRKKDYIEKIEAVIHYATDSATCRSQILLNYFGETDAPACGTCDICKAKNTLALSDYEFETISKRVKTLIEKPCSYESLLFKLKGDQQKMREVIKWLLDNKKIIYRVDNLLEWND
- the guaB gene encoding IMP dehydrogenase — its product is MSFLEDKIQFEGLTFDDVLLIPSYSELLPREVDLSSRFTRNIVINTPILSAAMDTVTEHKMAIAIAREGGIGVIHKNMGIEEQAHQVTTVKRAENGMIYDPITITPEKKVIDALQFMAKYKIGGIPVVDGHGHLVGIVTNRDLRFERNMERPISEVMTSENLVSTTESTDLEKAAEILQEYKIEKLPVVDKHNKLIGLVTYKDITKAKDKPLACKDEKGRLRVAAGIGIAGDTMDRVDELVRAQVDALVIDTAHGHTKGVVDMLKRVKAKYPEKDVVAGNIATAEAAKLLVAAGADAVKVGIGPGSICTTRVIAGVGVPQLSAIYNVSKAIKGAGVPVIGDGGIRYSGDIVKGLAAGADSMMAGGLFAGVEESPGETILYQGRKFKAYRGMGSVEAMQKGSKDRYFQDMEEDIKKLVPEGIAARVPYKGSLYEVLYQLIGGLRAGMGYCGAQNIKILQEARFTRISNAGVQESHPHDVSITREAPNYSSRQ